The following nucleotide sequence is from Streptomyces bathyalis.
GCTGTCCAGCAGGATCAGGAGCGTCGCGAACGTGTGCTTCTTCTCCATGGAGCCCAACCAGTTGCCATGAATCGCGCCGCATGGCCTCATGAGCACCCCCGTGAGCCCCCGTCCGATCTGGCACGAGCGTGGCAGGGCCGGAGAGTGGCAGGCGGTGTGACAGCCGGAGTCACGACCTGGAGCCTCCTGCGCACCCCGAGGCGGCCCTCGTCTCGCAGACGGCCGGCCTCGTCCGAATCGTTCCTCACCCTCCACGTGAACCGCTCAAGGGCCAGCAGAGAAGGCTCACTTCTCACTCCGAACGACGGACGGGCATTAAGTCCGCACAGACCAACTGCCTGCAATGCGGGGAGAATTGACCCGGACTTACGCCTGACTACTCACCGATTGCGTTCACGACCGCCCGTCAGCAACACTGTGTGCGTTTCAGGATGTGATTCGCATCACCGATGCGTCGGATGCCCACGGCAGGAGAGAAGGGCGCATGAGGGGGAGTTGCAGGGGGATCTACCCACCGGCGCCCTCAACACGCGGAAGCAGCAGCACGGTTCATGACGGCAATGGGGCTTGCCGTGGTTCCGGTGGCGGGGCGCGCCTGAAGGCAGGCAGCTTGCAATGAGTTGCCGTGCGGAAACGGCTCATGCCACGTACGAGGAGACGCTGCTCCCCGCGCTGGTCACCATGCTGTGGTGCCGCCGCGCGGCCAGGACGGCCCTCGCCTCGACGAAGGCGACGCGCGGGCCACTGGGGGAGTAGATGCACGGAACGCTACTGGCAGAGCGCTACCGGCTGGTCGAGCCGCTGGGATCAGGGGGCGCGGGCACGGTCTGGTTCGCACGGGACGTTCGCCTTGGCCGGCCGGTGGCCGTCAAGGTGCTCCATCACGCCCCGACGACGGACGACGCCGCGTCAGAAGCCCGTTTCCAACGCGAGGCGAAGATCACCGCACGGCTCTCGGGCCACCCGCAGATCGTGTCCATCTACGACTGCCGCCACAGTCTCGATGCCCATGGCCGCAACATCCCCTACGTGGTGATGGAGCACGTCATGGGCCCCTGCCTCACCGATCTGGTCACCCAGCCGCCGACCCTGACGGTGGCCCGTGCGGTCGATTGGAGCGCGCAGGTCTGCGACGCTCTCGCCGCGGCCCACGACGAGGGAATCATCCACCGCAACATCAAGCCCGGCAACGTCATGCTTGCTCGCACGCGCTCGGGCAGCGGGAGCGTCAAGGTCGTGGACTTCGGCGTCGCTGCCTACATCGACGGTGAGCGCCATCGGACCACCACCCAGGGACGCCTGGTGGGCTCCCCCGCCTATATGGCGCCCGAACAGGCACAGGGAGACACAGCCCTCGACGGCCGTACCGACCTGTACGCATTGGGCTGCCTGTTGTACGTCCTTCTCACCGGACGCCCGCCCTTCACGTCCGACGGCTATGGGGCAGTACCGGCCGCCCACGCCCGCACCGTTCCTCAACCCCCCGGCGCCCATCGAGGCGGCGTCCCCGGGGCCTTGGACGAACTCGTCCTGGAGCTCCTCGCCAAAGATCCCGAAGGCCGTCCCCGGGACGCTCGCGAGGTCCGCGACCGCCTGCACACGGTGCTGGCCGAACCGCAACCGAGCCCTGACCCACCCGCGCAGAGGCCACATGGTGCTCAGCCACCCGCACGCAAGGCACATGCCGCCGGAGAGGGACGAGCAGACACGCCCAGTGCTTCAGGCGAACGTGCCGAAGCCGACCGCCGACCTGCCGAAGTGGCCCACCAGCCCCACCGGAGTCACGCCCGCGTTCCGGGCGCCGACCACCCAGGCACCCTGAAGGCCAGGCACAACCACGCGAGCATCCTCGCTTCCGCCGGCGAACACGCCGAAGCCGCCGCCCTGTTCGCCGAGGTCGCCCAGGACTACGCCCGCGTACTGGGCGCCGACCATCCGGACACCCTGACCGCCAGGCACAACCACGCGACCAGCCTCGCCGCCACAGGCGAACGTGCCGAAGCGGCCCACCTGCTCGCCAAGGTCGCCCGGGATCGCGCCCGCGTACTGGGCGAGGACCACCCGGACACCCTCGACGCCCGGCTCGACGAGCGCCGGAGCTGACCAGAGGCCCGTTCGGGACCAAGGGATCAGCTCTGCGGCAGCGCGCTCCCGGATTCGTCCGGTCTTCCCCGCCCTCGCGGCCGTCCT
It contains:
- a CDS encoding serine/threonine-protein kinase, producing the protein MHGTLLAERYRLVEPLGSGGAGTVWFARDVRLGRPVAVKVLHHAPTTDDAASEARFQREAKITARLSGHPQIVSIYDCRHSLDAHGRNIPYVVMEHVMGPCLTDLVTQPPTLTVARAVDWSAQVCDALAAAHDEGIIHRNIKPGNVMLARTRSGSGSVKVVDFGVAAYIDGERHRTTTQGRLVGSPAYMAPEQAQGDTALDGRTDLYALGCLLYVLLTGRPPFTSDGYGAVPAAHARTVPQPPGAHRGGVPGALDELVLELLAKDPEGRPRDAREVRDRLHTVLAEPQPSPDPPAQRPHGAQPPARKAHAAGEGRADTPSASGERAEADRRPAEVAHQPHRSHARVPGADHPGTLKARHNHASILASAGEHAEAAALFAEVAQDYARVLGADHPDTLTARHNHATSLAATGERAEAAHLLAKVARDRARVLGEDHPDTLDARLDERRS